One segment of Macrotis lagotis isolate mMagLag1 chromosome 1, bilby.v1.9.chrom.fasta, whole genome shotgun sequence DNA contains the following:
- the GRK6 gene encoding G protein-coupled receptor kinase 6 isoform X4, whose translation MLQFPHISLCEDLRQSVERDYHSLCERQPIGHLLFRQFCETRPELSRCIGFLDGVAEYEVTPDDKRKEVAQRLMENYLNPKCTDHIPEVPSQLVSACAEQLEQGPCKDLFKELTRLTHEFLSVAPFADYLDSIYFNRFLQWKWMERQPVTKNTFRQYRVLGKGGFGEVCACQVRATGKMYACKKLEKKRIKKRKGEAMALNEKQILEKVNSRFVVSLAYAYETKDALCLVLTLMNGGDLKFHIYHMGEAGFEEARAVFYAAEICCGLEDLHRERIVYRDLKPENILLDDHGHIRISDLGLAVYVPEGQTMKGRVGTVGYMAPEVVKNERYTFSPDWWALGCLLYEMIEGQSPFQQRKKKIKREEVERLVKEVAEEYSGKFSSKARSLCTSLLCKDPRERLGCRGGGAQEVKEHPIFKRINFKRLEAGMLEPPFKPDPQAIYCKDVLDIEQFSTVKGVELESTDNDFYQKFATGSVPIPWQNEMIETECFKELNIFSMDGTVPPDLDWKGLPSPQPKKGLLQRLFSRQRTVVGTAATVRKSPPPASSPEGLTPTPAGGWR comes from the exons AGCGGGACTACCACAGCCTGTGTGAGAGGCAGCCCATCGGGCACTTGCTCTTCCGGCAGTTCTGCGAGACACGGCCGGAGCTATCCCGATGCATCGGCTTCCTGGATGGGGTG GCTGAATATGAGGTGACCCCTGATGATAAGCGGAAAGAGGTTGCCCAGAGACTGATGGAGAACTACCTGAACCCCAAG TGTACAGACCATATCCCCGAAGTTCCTTCCCAACTGGTGAGTGCCTGTGCTGAGCAACTTGAGCAGGGTCCCTGCAAAGACCTCTTCAAAGAGCTCACTAG GCTGACCCATGAATTCCTGAGCGTGGCCCCCTTTGCGGATTACCTCGACAGCATCTACTTCAATCGATTCTTACAGTGGAAATGGATGGAAAG GCAACCAGTGACCAAAAACACCTTCCGCCAGTACCGTGTATTAGGCAAGGGTGGCTTTGGGGAG GTCTGTGCATGCCAGGTGCGAGCAACAGGCAAGATGTATGCCTGTAAGAAGCTAGAGAAGAAGCGAAtcaagaagaggaaaggagaggccATGGCCCTGAATGAGAAGCAGATCCTGGAGAAAGTGAACAGTAGGTTTGTA GTGAGCTTGGCATATGCCTATGAAACAAAGGACGCCCTGTGCCTGGTGCTAACCCTGATGAATGGGGGAGACCTCAAATTCCACATTTATCACATGGGCGAAGCAGGCTTTGAAGAAGCCCGTGCAGTCTTCTATGCAGCCGAGATCTGCTGTGGCCTGGAGGATCTGCACCGAGAACGGATTGTTTATAG gGACTTGAAACCAGAGAATATCCTGTTGGATGACCATG GCCACATTCGGATCTCTGACCTTGGACTGGCTGTGTATGTGCCTGAAGGTCAGACCATGAAAGGTCGAGTGGGCACTGTGGGCTACATGG CCCCCGAGGTGGTGAAGAATGAGCGGTACACATTCAGCCCAGACTGGTGGGCCCTGGGGTGCCTCTTGTATGAGATGATCGAGGGCCAGTCACCCTTCCAACAGCGAAAGAAGAAGATAAAGCGAGAGGAAGTGGAGCGGCTGGTGAAGGAGGTAGCGGAAGAATACTCGGGCAAGTTCTCATCCAAAGCCCGTTCTCTCTGTACTTCG CTTCTGTGCAAAGACCCCCGGGAAAGGCTCGGCTGCCGCGGGGGTGGTGCACAGGAAGTCAAGGAGCATCCCATCTTCAAACGCATCAACTTTAAGCGGTTGGAAGCTGGGATGCTTGAGCCTCCCTTCAAGCCCGAT CCCCAAGCTATCTACTGCAAAGATGTCCTGGATATTGAGCAGTTCTCCACAGTCAAGGGTGTCGAACTGGAGTCCACAGACAATGATTTCTACCAAAAGTTTGCCACAGGGAGCGTGCCCATCCCTTGGCAGAATGAG ATGATTGAAACAGAGTGCTTTAAGGAGTTGAATATATTCAGCATGGATGGAACAGTTCCCCCAGACCTTGACTGGAAGGGCTTGCCTTCCCCACAGCCCAAAAAGGGCTTGCTCCAGCGACTCTTCAGTAGACAG AGGACTGTTGTGGGAACTGCAGCGACAGTGAGGAAGAGTCCCCCACCCGCCTCTAGCCCAGAGGGCCTGACACCTACACCTGCTGGCGGATGGCGGTAG
- the GRK6 gene encoding G protein-coupled receptor kinase 6 isoform X1, translating to MTLPGGGGNRKGKSKKWRQMLQFPHISLCEDLRQSVERDYHSLCERQPIGHLLFRQFCETRPELSRCIGFLDGVAEYEVTPDDKRKEVAQRLMENYLNPKCTDHIPEVPSQLVSACAEQLEQGPCKDLFKELTRLTHEFLSVAPFADYLDSIYFNRFLQWKWMERQPVTKNTFRQYRVLGKGGFGEVCACQVRATGKMYACKKLEKKRIKKRKGEAMALNEKQILEKVNSRFVVSLAYAYETKDALCLVLTLMNGGDLKFHIYHMGEAGFEEARAVFYAAEICCGLEDLHRERIVYRDLKPENILLDDHGHIRISDLGLAVYVPEGQTMKGRVGTVGYMAPEVVKNERYTFSPDWWALGCLLYEMIEGQSPFQQRKKKIKREEVERLVKEVAEEYSGKFSSKARSLCTSLLCKDPRERLGCRGGGAQEVKEHPIFKRINFKRLEAGMLEPPFKPDPQAIYCKDVLDIEQFSTVKGVELESTDNDFYQKFATGSVPIPWQNEMIETECFKELNIFSMDGTVPPDLDWKGLPSPQPKKGLLQRLFSRQRTVVGTAATVRKSPPPASSPEGLTPTPAGGWR from the exons AGCGGGACTACCACAGCCTGTGTGAGAGGCAGCCCATCGGGCACTTGCTCTTCCGGCAGTTCTGCGAGACACGGCCGGAGCTATCCCGATGCATCGGCTTCCTGGATGGGGTG GCTGAATATGAGGTGACCCCTGATGATAAGCGGAAAGAGGTTGCCCAGAGACTGATGGAGAACTACCTGAACCCCAAG TGTACAGACCATATCCCCGAAGTTCCTTCCCAACTGGTGAGTGCCTGTGCTGAGCAACTTGAGCAGGGTCCCTGCAAAGACCTCTTCAAAGAGCTCACTAG GCTGACCCATGAATTCCTGAGCGTGGCCCCCTTTGCGGATTACCTCGACAGCATCTACTTCAATCGATTCTTACAGTGGAAATGGATGGAAAG GCAACCAGTGACCAAAAACACCTTCCGCCAGTACCGTGTATTAGGCAAGGGTGGCTTTGGGGAG GTCTGTGCATGCCAGGTGCGAGCAACAGGCAAGATGTATGCCTGTAAGAAGCTAGAGAAGAAGCGAAtcaagaagaggaaaggagaggccATGGCCCTGAATGAGAAGCAGATCCTGGAGAAAGTGAACAGTAGGTTTGTA GTGAGCTTGGCATATGCCTATGAAACAAAGGACGCCCTGTGCCTGGTGCTAACCCTGATGAATGGGGGAGACCTCAAATTCCACATTTATCACATGGGCGAAGCAGGCTTTGAAGAAGCCCGTGCAGTCTTCTATGCAGCCGAGATCTGCTGTGGCCTGGAGGATCTGCACCGAGAACGGATTGTTTATAG gGACTTGAAACCAGAGAATATCCTGTTGGATGACCATG GCCACATTCGGATCTCTGACCTTGGACTGGCTGTGTATGTGCCTGAAGGTCAGACCATGAAAGGTCGAGTGGGCACTGTGGGCTACATGG CCCCCGAGGTGGTGAAGAATGAGCGGTACACATTCAGCCCAGACTGGTGGGCCCTGGGGTGCCTCTTGTATGAGATGATCGAGGGCCAGTCACCCTTCCAACAGCGAAAGAAGAAGATAAAGCGAGAGGAAGTGGAGCGGCTGGTGAAGGAGGTAGCGGAAGAATACTCGGGCAAGTTCTCATCCAAAGCCCGTTCTCTCTGTACTTCG CTTCTGTGCAAAGACCCCCGGGAAAGGCTCGGCTGCCGCGGGGGTGGTGCACAGGAAGTCAAGGAGCATCCCATCTTCAAACGCATCAACTTTAAGCGGTTGGAAGCTGGGATGCTTGAGCCTCCCTTCAAGCCCGAT CCCCAAGCTATCTACTGCAAAGATGTCCTGGATATTGAGCAGTTCTCCACAGTCAAGGGTGTCGAACTGGAGTCCACAGACAATGATTTCTACCAAAAGTTTGCCACAGGGAGCGTGCCCATCCCTTGGCAGAATGAG ATGATTGAAACAGAGTGCTTTAAGGAGTTGAATATATTCAGCATGGATGGAACAGTTCCCCCAGACCTTGACTGGAAGGGCTTGCCTTCCCCACAGCCCAAAAAGGGCTTGCTCCAGCGACTCTTCAGTAGACAG AGGACTGTTGTGGGAACTGCAGCGACAGTGAGGAAGAGTCCCCCACCCGCCTCTAGCCCAGAGGGCCTGACACCTACACCTGCTGGCGGATGGCGGTAG
- the GRK6 gene encoding G protein-coupled receptor kinase 6 isoform X5 has product MENYLNPKCTDHIPEVPSQLVSACAEQLEQGPCKDLFKELTRLTHEFLSVAPFADYLDSIYFNRFLQWKWMERQPVTKNTFRQYRVLGKGGFGEVCACQVRATGKMYACKKLEKKRIKKRKGEAMALNEKQILEKVNSRFVVSLAYAYETKDALCLVLTLMNGGDLKFHIYHMGEAGFEEARAVFYAAEICCGLEDLHRERIVYRDLKPENILLDDHGHIRISDLGLAVYVPEGQTMKGRVGTVGYMAPEVVKNERYTFSPDWWALGCLLYEMIEGQSPFQQRKKKIKREEVERLVKEVAEEYSGKFSSKARSLCTSLLCKDPRERLGCRGGGAQEVKEHPIFKRINFKRLEAGMLEPPFKPDPQAIYCKDVLDIEQFSTVKGVELESTDNDFYQKFATGSVPIPWQNEMIETECFKELNIFSMDGTVPPDLDWKGLPSPQPKKGLLQRLFSRQRTVVGTAATVRKSPPPASSPEGLTPTPAGGWR; this is encoded by the exons ATGGAGAACTACCTGAACCCCAAG TGTACAGACCATATCCCCGAAGTTCCTTCCCAACTGGTGAGTGCCTGTGCTGAGCAACTTGAGCAGGGTCCCTGCAAAGACCTCTTCAAAGAGCTCACTAG GCTGACCCATGAATTCCTGAGCGTGGCCCCCTTTGCGGATTACCTCGACAGCATCTACTTCAATCGATTCTTACAGTGGAAATGGATGGAAAG GCAACCAGTGACCAAAAACACCTTCCGCCAGTACCGTGTATTAGGCAAGGGTGGCTTTGGGGAG GTCTGTGCATGCCAGGTGCGAGCAACAGGCAAGATGTATGCCTGTAAGAAGCTAGAGAAGAAGCGAAtcaagaagaggaaaggagaggccATGGCCCTGAATGAGAAGCAGATCCTGGAGAAAGTGAACAGTAGGTTTGTA GTGAGCTTGGCATATGCCTATGAAACAAAGGACGCCCTGTGCCTGGTGCTAACCCTGATGAATGGGGGAGACCTCAAATTCCACATTTATCACATGGGCGAAGCAGGCTTTGAAGAAGCCCGTGCAGTCTTCTATGCAGCCGAGATCTGCTGTGGCCTGGAGGATCTGCACCGAGAACGGATTGTTTATAG gGACTTGAAACCAGAGAATATCCTGTTGGATGACCATG GCCACATTCGGATCTCTGACCTTGGACTGGCTGTGTATGTGCCTGAAGGTCAGACCATGAAAGGTCGAGTGGGCACTGTGGGCTACATGG CCCCCGAGGTGGTGAAGAATGAGCGGTACACATTCAGCCCAGACTGGTGGGCCCTGGGGTGCCTCTTGTATGAGATGATCGAGGGCCAGTCACCCTTCCAACAGCGAAAGAAGAAGATAAAGCGAGAGGAAGTGGAGCGGCTGGTGAAGGAGGTAGCGGAAGAATACTCGGGCAAGTTCTCATCCAAAGCCCGTTCTCTCTGTACTTCG CTTCTGTGCAAAGACCCCCGGGAAAGGCTCGGCTGCCGCGGGGGTGGTGCACAGGAAGTCAAGGAGCATCCCATCTTCAAACGCATCAACTTTAAGCGGTTGGAAGCTGGGATGCTTGAGCCTCCCTTCAAGCCCGAT CCCCAAGCTATCTACTGCAAAGATGTCCTGGATATTGAGCAGTTCTCCACAGTCAAGGGTGTCGAACTGGAGTCCACAGACAATGATTTCTACCAAAAGTTTGCCACAGGGAGCGTGCCCATCCCTTGGCAGAATGAG ATGATTGAAACAGAGTGCTTTAAGGAGTTGAATATATTCAGCATGGATGGAACAGTTCCCCCAGACCTTGACTGGAAGGGCTTGCCTTCCCCACAGCCCAAAAAGGGCTTGCTCCAGCGACTCTTCAGTAGACAG AGGACTGTTGTGGGAACTGCAGCGACAGTGAGGAAGAGTCCCCCACCCGCCTCTAGCCCAGAGGGCCTGACACCTACACCTGCTGGCGGATGGCGGTAG
- the GRK6 gene encoding G protein-coupled receptor kinase 6 isoform X3, with amino-acid sequence MELENIVANTVLLKAREGGGGNRKGKSKKWRQMLQFPHISLCEDLRQSVERDYHSLCERQPIGHLLFRQFCETRPELSRCIGFLDGVAEYEVTPDDKRKEVAQRLMENYLNPKCTDHIPEVPSQLVSACAEQLEQGPCKDLFKELTRLTHEFLSVAPFADYLDSIYFNRFLQWKWMERQPVTKNTFRQYRVLGKGGFGEVCACQVRATGKMYACKKLEKKRIKKRKGEAMALNEKQILEKVNSRFVVSLAYAYETKDALCLVLTLMNGGDLKFHIYHMGEAGFEEARAVFYAAEICCGLEDLHRERIVYRDLKPENILLDDHGHIRISDLGLAVYVPEGQTMKGRVGTVGYMAPEVVKNERYTFSPDWWALGCLLYEMIEGQSPFQQRKKKIKREEVERLVKEVAEEYSGKFSSKARSLCTSLLCKDPRERLGCRGGGAQEVKEHPIFKRINFKRLEAGMLEPPFKPDPQAIYCKDVLDIEQFSTVKGVELESTDNDFYQKFATGSVPIPWQNEMIETECFKELNIFSMDGTVPPDLDWKGLPSPQPKKGLLQRLFSRQR; translated from the exons AGCGGGACTACCACAGCCTGTGTGAGAGGCAGCCCATCGGGCACTTGCTCTTCCGGCAGTTCTGCGAGACACGGCCGGAGCTATCCCGATGCATCGGCTTCCTGGATGGGGTG GCTGAATATGAGGTGACCCCTGATGATAAGCGGAAAGAGGTTGCCCAGAGACTGATGGAGAACTACCTGAACCCCAAG TGTACAGACCATATCCCCGAAGTTCCTTCCCAACTGGTGAGTGCCTGTGCTGAGCAACTTGAGCAGGGTCCCTGCAAAGACCTCTTCAAAGAGCTCACTAG GCTGACCCATGAATTCCTGAGCGTGGCCCCCTTTGCGGATTACCTCGACAGCATCTACTTCAATCGATTCTTACAGTGGAAATGGATGGAAAG GCAACCAGTGACCAAAAACACCTTCCGCCAGTACCGTGTATTAGGCAAGGGTGGCTTTGGGGAG GTCTGTGCATGCCAGGTGCGAGCAACAGGCAAGATGTATGCCTGTAAGAAGCTAGAGAAGAAGCGAAtcaagaagaggaaaggagaggccATGGCCCTGAATGAGAAGCAGATCCTGGAGAAAGTGAACAGTAGGTTTGTA GTGAGCTTGGCATATGCCTATGAAACAAAGGACGCCCTGTGCCTGGTGCTAACCCTGATGAATGGGGGAGACCTCAAATTCCACATTTATCACATGGGCGAAGCAGGCTTTGAAGAAGCCCGTGCAGTCTTCTATGCAGCCGAGATCTGCTGTGGCCTGGAGGATCTGCACCGAGAACGGATTGTTTATAG gGACTTGAAACCAGAGAATATCCTGTTGGATGACCATG GCCACATTCGGATCTCTGACCTTGGACTGGCTGTGTATGTGCCTGAAGGTCAGACCATGAAAGGTCGAGTGGGCACTGTGGGCTACATGG CCCCCGAGGTGGTGAAGAATGAGCGGTACACATTCAGCCCAGACTGGTGGGCCCTGGGGTGCCTCTTGTATGAGATGATCGAGGGCCAGTCACCCTTCCAACAGCGAAAGAAGAAGATAAAGCGAGAGGAAGTGGAGCGGCTGGTGAAGGAGGTAGCGGAAGAATACTCGGGCAAGTTCTCATCCAAAGCCCGTTCTCTCTGTACTTCG CTTCTGTGCAAAGACCCCCGGGAAAGGCTCGGCTGCCGCGGGGGTGGTGCACAGGAAGTCAAGGAGCATCCCATCTTCAAACGCATCAACTTTAAGCGGTTGGAAGCTGGGATGCTTGAGCCTCCCTTCAAGCCCGAT CCCCAAGCTATCTACTGCAAAGATGTCCTGGATATTGAGCAGTTCTCCACAGTCAAGGGTGTCGAACTGGAGTCCACAGACAATGATTTCTACCAAAAGTTTGCCACAGGGAGCGTGCCCATCCCTTGGCAGAATGAG ATGATTGAAACAGAGTGCTTTAAGGAGTTGAATATATTCAGCATGGATGGAACAGTTCCCCCAGACCTTGACTGGAAGGGCTTGCCTTCCCCACAGCCCAAAAAGGGCTTGCTCCAGCGACTCTTCAGTAGACAG AGGTGA
- the GRK6 gene encoding G protein-coupled receptor kinase 6 isoform X2 — protein sequence MELENIVANTVLLKAREGGGGNRKGKSKKWRQMLQFPHISLCEDLRQSVERDYHSLCERQPIGHLLFRQFCETRPELSRCIGFLDGVAEYEVTPDDKRKEVAQRLMENYLNPKCTDHIPEVPSQLVSACAEQLEQGPCKDLFKELTRLTHEFLSVAPFADYLDSIYFNRFLQWKWMERQPVTKNTFRQYRVLGKGGFGEVCACQVRATGKMYACKKLEKKRIKKRKGEAMALNEKQILEKVNSRFVVSLAYAYETKDALCLVLTLMNGGDLKFHIYHMGEAGFEEARAVFYAAEICCGLEDLHRERIVYRDLKPENILLDDHGHIRISDLGLAVYVPEGQTMKGRVGTVGYMAPEVVKNERYTFSPDWWALGCLLYEMIEGQSPFQQRKKKIKREEVERLVKEVAEEYSGKFSSKARSLCTSLLCKDPRERLGCRGGGAQEVKEHPIFKRINFKRLEAGMLEPPFKPDPQAIYCKDVLDIEQFSTVKGVELESTDNDFYQKFATGSVPIPWQNEMIETECFKELNIFSMDGTVPPDLDWKGLPSPQPKKGLLQRLFSRQDCCGNCSDSEEESPTRL from the exons AGCGGGACTACCACAGCCTGTGTGAGAGGCAGCCCATCGGGCACTTGCTCTTCCGGCAGTTCTGCGAGACACGGCCGGAGCTATCCCGATGCATCGGCTTCCTGGATGGGGTG GCTGAATATGAGGTGACCCCTGATGATAAGCGGAAAGAGGTTGCCCAGAGACTGATGGAGAACTACCTGAACCCCAAG TGTACAGACCATATCCCCGAAGTTCCTTCCCAACTGGTGAGTGCCTGTGCTGAGCAACTTGAGCAGGGTCCCTGCAAAGACCTCTTCAAAGAGCTCACTAG GCTGACCCATGAATTCCTGAGCGTGGCCCCCTTTGCGGATTACCTCGACAGCATCTACTTCAATCGATTCTTACAGTGGAAATGGATGGAAAG GCAACCAGTGACCAAAAACACCTTCCGCCAGTACCGTGTATTAGGCAAGGGTGGCTTTGGGGAG GTCTGTGCATGCCAGGTGCGAGCAACAGGCAAGATGTATGCCTGTAAGAAGCTAGAGAAGAAGCGAAtcaagaagaggaaaggagaggccATGGCCCTGAATGAGAAGCAGATCCTGGAGAAAGTGAACAGTAGGTTTGTA GTGAGCTTGGCATATGCCTATGAAACAAAGGACGCCCTGTGCCTGGTGCTAACCCTGATGAATGGGGGAGACCTCAAATTCCACATTTATCACATGGGCGAAGCAGGCTTTGAAGAAGCCCGTGCAGTCTTCTATGCAGCCGAGATCTGCTGTGGCCTGGAGGATCTGCACCGAGAACGGATTGTTTATAG gGACTTGAAACCAGAGAATATCCTGTTGGATGACCATG GCCACATTCGGATCTCTGACCTTGGACTGGCTGTGTATGTGCCTGAAGGTCAGACCATGAAAGGTCGAGTGGGCACTGTGGGCTACATGG CCCCCGAGGTGGTGAAGAATGAGCGGTACACATTCAGCCCAGACTGGTGGGCCCTGGGGTGCCTCTTGTATGAGATGATCGAGGGCCAGTCACCCTTCCAACAGCGAAAGAAGAAGATAAAGCGAGAGGAAGTGGAGCGGCTGGTGAAGGAGGTAGCGGAAGAATACTCGGGCAAGTTCTCATCCAAAGCCCGTTCTCTCTGTACTTCG CTTCTGTGCAAAGACCCCCGGGAAAGGCTCGGCTGCCGCGGGGGTGGTGCACAGGAAGTCAAGGAGCATCCCATCTTCAAACGCATCAACTTTAAGCGGTTGGAAGCTGGGATGCTTGAGCCTCCCTTCAAGCCCGAT CCCCAAGCTATCTACTGCAAAGATGTCCTGGATATTGAGCAGTTCTCCACAGTCAAGGGTGTCGAACTGGAGTCCACAGACAATGATTTCTACCAAAAGTTTGCCACAGGGAGCGTGCCCATCCCTTGGCAGAATGAG ATGATTGAAACAGAGTGCTTTAAGGAGTTGAATATATTCAGCATGGATGGAACAGTTCCCCCAGACCTTGACTGGAAGGGCTTGCCTTCCCCACAGCCCAAAAAGGGCTTGCTCCAGCGACTCTTCAGTAGACAG GACTGTTGTGGGAACTGCAGCGACAGTGAGGAAGAGTCCCCCACCCGCCTCTAG